One part of the Anaeromyxobacter sp. Fw109-5 genome encodes these proteins:
- a CDS encoding ATPase, which translates to MDKVLIAVSAAIAVGISALATAWVQSRIGSAGAGALAEKPEVRGAIIVMLAIPETLVILGFVVAVLILTGG; encoded by the coding sequence ATGGACAAGGTGCTGATCGCCGTCTCAGCCGCGATCGCGGTGGGAATCTCCGCCCTCGCGACGGCGTGGGTTCAGTCCCGCATCGGCTCGGCGGGCGCCGGGGCGCTCGCCGAGAAGCCGGAGGTCCGCGGCGCCATCATCGTGATGCTCGCCATCCCGGAGACGCTCGTCATCCTCGGCTTCGTCGTGGCGGTCCTGATCCTCACCGGAGGCTAG
- a CDS encoding V-type ATPase subunit yields the protein MARLDFANARLGARRARLLDDAALRALLARGGEAERLEALRASALGAAVPAGRTGGPDALLRVEAALREALRQEGMRLLEETEGGRARALLEAFLALDEAAAVAAIARGVAAGAPVDRTLAAAPPVPGLPADALRAAASARDVPAALAALAAAGSAVGAAAGAFAGGFRAERGLLPLEIAAERAALARARRACRRGGEDAAILARHLADRVDSRNAATLLALAGAVPAADALLEGGRSLAGETLRRVAALRHGDAVRDAVSAALGMSAAELATPWGAERALERRLVLALRREARARPLSLAVPLAHLAARRAEVRRVALVLRGAALGLPAEEILSLAEEGA from the coding sequence GTGGCACGCCTCGACTTCGCGAACGCCCGGCTCGGCGCGCGGCGCGCGCGCCTCCTCGACGACGCCGCGCTGCGCGCGCTGCTCGCGCGCGGAGGCGAGGCCGAGCGGCTCGAGGCGCTCCGCGCGAGCGCCCTCGGGGCGGCGGTGCCGGCCGGTCGGACGGGCGGGCCCGACGCCCTCCTGCGGGTCGAGGCAGCGCTCCGCGAGGCGCTGCGCCAGGAGGGGATGCGGCTGCTCGAGGAGACGGAGGGAGGCCGGGCGCGGGCGCTCCTCGAGGCCTTCCTCGCGCTCGACGAGGCCGCCGCGGTCGCGGCGATCGCGCGCGGCGTCGCCGCGGGCGCGCCGGTGGATCGCACCCTCGCCGCCGCGCCGCCGGTTCCGGGTCTGCCCGCGGACGCCCTCCGTGCCGCGGCCTCGGCGCGGGACGTACCGGCGGCGCTGGCCGCGCTCGCCGCCGCCGGAAGCGCGGTGGGCGCCGCCGCGGGCGCCTTCGCGGGCGGCTTCCGCGCCGAGCGGGGGCTCCTCCCGCTCGAGATCGCCGCCGAGCGCGCCGCGCTCGCCCGCGCCCGTCGAGCGTGCCGCCGAGGGGGCGAGGACGCGGCGATCCTCGCGCGCCACCTCGCCGATCGCGTCGACTCCCGCAACGCCGCCACGCTCCTCGCGCTCGCGGGCGCGGTGCCCGCCGCCGACGCGCTGCTCGAGGGAGGGCGTAGCCTCGCGGGGGAGACGCTCCGCCGAGTCGCCGCGCTGCGCCACGGGGATGCCGTGCGGGACGCCGTCTCGGCGGCCCTGGGAATGTCCGCGGCCGAGCTCGCGACGCCGTGGGGCGCGGAGCGCGCGCTCGAGCGCCGCCTGGTCCTGGCCCTCCGCAGGGAGGCGCGCGCCCGGCCGCTGTCGCTGGCGGTCCCGCTCGCTCACCTCGCTGCCCGACGCGCCGAGGTGAGGCGCGTCGCGCTCGTGCTGCGCGGCGCCGCGCTCGGGCTGCCGGCGGAGGAGATCCTCTCCCTCGCGGAGGAGGGCGCGTGA
- the atpE gene encoding V-type ATP synthase subunit E has product MGYPELLRVLGEEAAREAREVRAAADRECARILSEARAAADGARAAVLARVREESEAHRRASREAIALERERALLVERRRQLERLRLEALARLRGAGGPALDAALLAELLPEAGDGPLEVIVDPGAEAEVGRALASLDPAVAARAAVRAAPEARGGVALVAGRRVLDDTLPSRLDRAWTVLEAEVARLLFGEG; this is encoded by the coding sequence GTGGGATACCCGGAGCTGCTGCGGGTCCTCGGGGAGGAGGCCGCGCGAGAGGCGCGTGAGGTGCGCGCCGCGGCCGATCGCGAGTGCGCGCGGATCCTCTCCGAGGCGCGGGCCGCGGCGGACGGGGCGAGGGCGGCGGTGCTGGCCCGCGTGCGCGAGGAGTCGGAGGCCCACCGGCGCGCCTCGCGCGAGGCCATCGCGCTCGAGCGCGAGCGCGCGCTCCTCGTGGAGCGCCGCCGGCAGCTCGAGCGGCTCCGTCTCGAGGCCCTGGCCCGGCTGCGCGGTGCGGGCGGGCCCGCGCTCGACGCCGCGCTGCTCGCGGAGCTCCTGCCCGAGGCCGGGGACGGGCCGCTGGAGGTGATCGTCGATCCCGGCGCCGAGGCCGAGGTGGGGCGCGCGCTCGCCTCGCTGGACCCCGCCGTCGCGGCGCGGGCGGCCGTCCGCGCGGCGCCGGAGGCGCGCGGGGGCGTCGCGCTCGTCGCCGGGCGCCGCGTCCTGGACGACACGCTCCCCTCGCGGCTCGACCGTGCCTGGACGGTGCTCGAGGCGGAGGTCGCGAGGCTGCTCTTCGGGGAGGGCTGA
- the gmk gene encoding guanylate kinase, translated as MSSDAPAAPGLLLVLSAPSGAGKTTLAHRFRATHPDAVFSVSATTRAPRGEERDGVDYHFVAPERFDELVREGAFAEWAEVHGKRYGTLRHTVDAALAAGRIALFDIDVQGGAQIRAAWPDAAATVLVLPPDEAELERRLRGRSTDSDEVIRRRLAAAREEISRGLDTYEFLVVNDSLEDALAKLDAIATHVRARRQGRVDPAAAAVAGACTRERTDLREWAR; from the coding sequence ATGTCGAGTGACGCGCCCGCGGCCCCCGGGCTGCTGCTCGTCCTCTCGGCGCCCTCGGGGGCGGGAAAGACCACGCTCGCGCACCGGTTCCGCGCGACGCATCCCGACGCGGTGTTCTCCGTCTCCGCCACCACGCGCGCGCCGCGCGGCGAGGAGCGGGACGGCGTCGACTACCACTTCGTGGCGCCGGAGCGCTTCGACGAGCTCGTCCGGGAGGGGGCGTTCGCGGAGTGGGCGGAGGTGCACGGAAAGCGCTACGGCACGCTCCGTCACACCGTCGACGCCGCGCTCGCTGCCGGCCGCATCGCGCTGTTCGACATCGACGTGCAGGGCGGCGCCCAGATCCGCGCGGCGTGGCCCGACGCGGCCGCGACCGTGCTCGTGCTCCCCCCCGACGAGGCGGAGCTCGAGCGCCGCCTGCGCGGACGCTCCACCGACTCGGACGAGGTCATCCGCCGGAGGCTCGCCGCCGCGCGCGAGGAGATCTCCCGCGGGCTCGACACGTACGAGTTCCTGGTGGTGAATGACTCGCTCGAGGACGCGCTCGCCAAGCTCGACGCGATCGCCACGCACGTGCGGGCGCGGAGACAGGGCAGGGTGGATCCCGCCGCCGCGGCCGTCGCCGGGGCCTGCACGCGAGAGCGGACCGATCTGCGCGAATGGGCGCGGTAG
- a CDS encoding ATPase: protein MILPMARVQLLGPRDLLERALEFLQAQGVLELRAPSPAPAGAPALVQPRPPAAATAMRAARAEEALRRLEALAARLAGGRGAGEGRLPEPGSEELLARLGELETELDALEARRAALAEEAEALARFSRLIVALAPLGHGIDPALDPEIHGLELRSDPEAIALLRGEVRRLTGDVFELTARPLDAERTGVLLVVPRAHGPALTALLFERGVDEVKLPAACAGKPLVDVLLHVIARSRAIPAEQAQVEAERERLAERVHAPLAASAAAARALLGRLGAASACGETRFAFVVTGYMPAERVPPLREAVATELGDRVAMLARPPERREWSEVPVVLRNRSFVRPFERLLGLVPLPRYGSTDPTPWVAVFFPLFFGLVLGDVACGAAGLVVALVLRVRRVGGPLGRDLTWVALACALSALAFGVLFGEALGELGGHFGLHPLVLDRRRAFLTFLGVALGVGAVHVGVGMALGVAGALRAGHRREALGRVAKLGLLCAAAVSGAVAAGLLPAPALRPALWAGGALLAVAIGAEGPMAVLELVLGLGNVLSYTRLMALGLASVMLAEVANLVATTLRPAAAGATIGVLLHLVNFTLGLISPTVAALRLHYVEFFEKFYDEGGAPYRPFALGR from the coding sequence GTGATCCTCCCCATGGCCCGCGTCCAGCTGCTCGGCCCGCGGGACCTGCTCGAGCGCGCGCTCGAGTTCCTCCAGGCCCAAGGCGTCCTGGAGCTGCGCGCGCCCTCGCCGGCGCCTGCCGGAGCGCCCGCCCTCGTCCAGCCCCGTCCGCCCGCGGCGGCGACGGCGATGCGCGCCGCGCGCGCGGAGGAGGCGCTGCGACGGCTCGAGGCGCTCGCCGCGCGCCTGGCGGGCGGCCGGGGCGCAGGGGAGGGGAGGCTCCCGGAGCCCGGCTCGGAGGAGCTGCTCGCCAGGCTCGGCGAGCTGGAGACGGAGCTCGACGCGCTGGAGGCGCGGCGCGCGGCGCTGGCCGAGGAGGCCGAAGCCCTCGCCCGCTTCTCGCGGCTGATCGTGGCGCTGGCGCCGCTCGGCCACGGGATCGATCCGGCGCTCGACCCGGAGATCCACGGCCTCGAGCTGCGCAGCGACCCCGAGGCCATCGCGCTCCTGCGCGGCGAGGTCCGCCGGCTCACGGGGGACGTGTTCGAGCTGACCGCGCGCCCGCTCGACGCGGAGCGCACCGGCGTGCTCCTCGTCGTGCCGCGCGCGCACGGCCCCGCGCTCACCGCGCTCCTGTTCGAGCGTGGGGTGGACGAGGTGAAGCTCCCGGCTGCCTGCGCCGGCAAGCCGCTGGTGGACGTGCTCCTCCACGTCATCGCCCGGTCCCGGGCCATCCCCGCGGAGCAGGCGCAGGTCGAGGCGGAGCGGGAACGGCTCGCGGAGCGAGTCCACGCGCCGCTCGCGGCGAGCGCCGCGGCGGCGCGCGCGCTCCTGGGTCGCCTCGGCGCGGCGAGCGCCTGCGGCGAGACGCGCTTCGCCTTCGTCGTGACGGGCTACATGCCCGCGGAGCGGGTCCCGCCCCTCCGCGAGGCCGTCGCAACCGAGCTGGGCGATCGGGTCGCGATGCTGGCGCGGCCGCCCGAGCGGCGCGAGTGGTCGGAGGTGCCGGTCGTCCTGCGGAACCGCTCCTTCGTGCGTCCGTTCGAGCGTCTGCTGGGCCTCGTGCCGCTGCCGCGTTACGGCTCGACCGACCCGACCCCCTGGGTCGCGGTCTTCTTCCCGCTCTTCTTCGGCCTCGTGCTCGGCGACGTCGCCTGCGGCGCGGCCGGCCTGGTGGTCGCGCTCGTCCTGCGCGTGCGCCGGGTGGGAGGTCCGCTGGGGCGCGATCTCACCTGGGTCGCCCTCGCGTGCGCGCTCTCGGCGCTGGCGTTCGGAGTCCTGTTCGGCGAGGCGCTCGGCGAGCTCGGCGGGCACTTCGGCCTCCACCCGTTGGTCCTCGACCGTCGCCGGGCCTTCCTGACGTTCCTCGGCGTGGCGCTCGGCGTCGGCGCGGTCCACGTCGGCGTCGGCATGGCGCTCGGGGTGGCGGGGGCGCTCCGCGCCGGGCACCGCCGGGAGGCGTTGGGGCGCGTCGCGAAGCTCGGGCTCCTCTGTGCCGCGGCGGTCAGTGGCGCCGTCGCCGCGGGCCTGCTGCCCGCCCCGGCGCTGCGCCCGGCGCTGTGGGCTGGGGGCGCGCTGCTCGCCGTCGCGATCGGGGCGGAGGGGCCCATGGCGGTCCTCGAGCTCGTGCTCGGGCTCGGCAACGTCCTGTCCTACACCCGCCTCATGGCCCTGGGCCTCGCCTCCGTGATGCTCGCGGAGGTGGCCAACCTCGTGGCGACGACGCTCCGGCCGGCCGCGGCGGGGGCGACCATCGGCGTGCTGCTCCACCTCGTAAACTTCACGCTCGGGCTCATCAGCCCGACGGTCGCGGCGCTGCGGCTCCACTACGTCGAGTTCTTCGAGAAGTTCTACGACGAGGGCGGCGCGCCCTACCGCCCCTTCGCTCTGGGCAGGTAA
- a CDS encoding V-type ATP synthase subunit F: protein MTRSGHADQQRTSPLRLVVVVREGDALGFRLAGVTVEEVARGEEGAALRRLAAAEDSGVLAVEDEVLAAAGPRPLRRARERGLPVVLPFTLPRRWGEEGRGRAYVAALIRRAVGYGVKLGAAGEGP from the coding sequence GTGACCCGGTCCGGACATGCCGACCAGCAGCGGACCTCGCCGCTGCGCCTCGTCGTCGTCGTGCGGGAAGGCGACGCGCTCGGTTTTCGCCTCGCCGGAGTCACCGTGGAGGAGGTGGCGAGGGGAGAGGAGGGGGCGGCGCTCCGGCGCCTCGCCGCGGCGGAGGACTCCGGCGTGCTCGCCGTCGAGGATGAGGTGCTCGCCGCGGCGGGGCCGCGCCCGCTGCGCCGGGCCCGCGAACGCGGCCTGCCCGTCGTCCTCCCGTTCACGCTGCCGCGGCGCTGGGGCGAGGAGGGGCGGGGCCGGGCGTACGTCGCGGCGCTGATCCGCCGCGCCGTCGGCTACGGCGTGAAGCTGGGGGCGGCGGGGGAGGGGCCATGA
- a CDS encoding YicC/YloC family endoribonuclease, with product MIRSMTGFGAGHGAAAGEELDAEIRSVNHKFCEVKVRLPREYAALELEAAKLVKERLARGGVDVSIRRAAGVGGLAPRVDVQLAEAYARAFAELQARLGLASGATLADILAADGVVRLDEREVDLEAGREALRAALSTALDALVEMRAREGAALARDLSGRLDTIEALAARVAELAPQAVEHHRTRLEERIAELARGVALDPARLAQEVALLADRSDVAEELTRLASHVAQVRALLESSEPAGRKLDFLVQEMHREVNTTGSKSQSAEIAGVIVALKAEVERMREQVQNVE from the coding sequence ATGATCCGCAGCATGACTGGCTTCGGCGCCGGCCACGGCGCCGCCGCGGGCGAGGAGCTGGACGCCGAGATCCGCTCCGTCAACCACAAGTTCTGCGAGGTCAAGGTCCGACTGCCGCGCGAGTACGCGGCCCTCGAGCTCGAGGCCGCGAAGCTCGTGAAGGAGCGGCTCGCGCGCGGTGGAGTGGACGTCTCCATCCGCCGCGCCGCGGGGGTGGGCGGGCTCGCCCCGCGCGTGGACGTGCAGCTCGCCGAGGCGTACGCGCGCGCGTTCGCGGAGCTGCAGGCCCGGCTCGGCCTGGCGAGCGGCGCCACCCTCGCGGACATCCTCGCCGCCGACGGCGTCGTCCGGCTCGACGAGCGGGAGGTCGATCTGGAGGCCGGGCGCGAGGCGCTGCGGGCCGCGCTCTCGACCGCGCTGGACGCGCTCGTGGAGATGCGCGCGCGCGAGGGCGCGGCGCTCGCGCGCGACCTGTCCGGCCGCCTCGACACCATCGAGGCGCTGGCGGCCCGCGTGGCCGAGCTCGCGCCGCAGGCGGTGGAGCACCACCGCACGCGTCTGGAGGAGCGGATCGCCGAGCTCGCGCGCGGCGTGGCGCTGGACCCTGCGCGGCTCGCCCAGGAGGTCGCGCTGCTCGCCGACCGCAGCGACGTCGCCGAGGAGCTGACGCGGCTCGCGAGCCACGTCGCGCAGGTGCGCGCGCTGCTCGAGAGCTCCGAGCCGGCGGGCCGCAAGCTCGACTTCCTCGTGCAGGAGATGCACCGCGAGGTGAACACCACCGGCTCCAAGTCCCAGAGCGCCGAGATCGCCGGCGTGATCGTCGCCCTCAAGGCGGAGGTCGAGCGCATGCGCGAGCAGGTGCAGAATGTCGAGTGA
- a CDS encoding adenylyltransferase/cytidyltransferase family protein: protein MISPKRVTLAELPRVRAAASAAGRTIALANGVFDLFHVGHLRYLKGARAEADLLVVAVNSDASTRANKGPGRPIVPEGERAEIVEALGCVDHVVLFDSKDVVPVIRALRPDVQVKGTDYTPDTIPEAAEVRAYGGRVAVAGDPKDHSTTELIGKLEATRR from the coding sequence GTGATCTCCCCGAAGCGCGTGACCCTCGCCGAGCTCCCCCGGGTGCGCGCCGCCGCGAGCGCGGCGGGGCGCACCATCGCGCTGGCGAACGGCGTGTTCGACCTCTTCCACGTCGGCCACCTGCGCTACCTGAAGGGCGCCCGGGCCGAGGCCGATCTGCTCGTGGTCGCCGTCAACAGCGACGCCTCCACGCGCGCCAACAAGGGGCCCGGCCGGCCGATCGTGCCCGAGGGGGAGCGCGCCGAGATCGTCGAGGCGCTCGGCTGCGTCGATCACGTGGTGCTCTTCGACTCGAAGGACGTGGTCCCCGTGATCCGCGCGCTCCGCCCAGACGTGCAGGTGAAGGGGACGGACTACACCCCCGACACCATCCCCGAGGCGGCCGAGGTGCGCGCCTACGGCGGGCGCGTCGCGGTCGCCGGGGACCCGAAGGACCACTCCACCACCGAGCTCATCGGCAAGCTCGAGGCGACGCGGCGCTAG
- a CDS encoding DUF763 domain-containing protein — protein MTSSGPGARSGSADLPLHGGRVPPWLFHRMARLGRVLCEAIVLEYGRAELLRRLSHPFWFQSLGCLMGMDWHSSGITTSVLGALQRGLAPLERELGLRVCGGRGRHSRRTPEELVAFGERTGLDGDALARTSRLVAKVDGAAVQDGHELYLHAFVVADDGAWVVVQQGMDTVRRRARRYHWRSEGLTSFVDEPHAAIEGRPGGAIVNLTDRRAAPSREAQLALVRDGPDRALVRIRGALASGPHLQLPGRHAVAASDVLLRRLHGTLAAAAERGPVDFSELLLTPGLGARTVLALASAAEVIHGAPCRFSDPARFSLSHGGKDGHPFPVPLRVYDETLGVLRQAVDRAKLGEEDRLAAIRRLDEEARRLEGAAEGPTLEEFLDGERRASRAYGGRSVLEGGSPSGASESEPGLGGGAAGRAEPGAAGRAPTQLSLLRS, from the coding sequence ATGACGTCGAGCGGGCCGGGCGCGCGCAGCGGCTCCGCGGACCTGCCGCTCCATGGCGGACGGGTGCCGCCGTGGCTGTTTCACCGGATGGCCCGGCTCGGGCGCGTGCTCTGCGAGGCGATCGTCCTCGAGTACGGGCGCGCGGAGCTCCTGCGCCGGCTCTCCCACCCGTTCTGGTTCCAGTCGCTCGGGTGCCTGATGGGCATGGACTGGCACTCGTCCGGGATCACGACGAGCGTCCTGGGCGCCCTGCAGCGCGGGCTCGCGCCGCTGGAGCGCGAGCTCGGGCTCCGGGTCTGCGGCGGGCGCGGCCGGCACTCGCGGCGGACGCCGGAGGAGCTGGTCGCCTTCGGTGAGCGCACCGGGCTCGACGGCGACGCGCTGGCCAGGACGAGCCGGCTCGTCGCCAAGGTCGACGGGGCGGCGGTGCAGGACGGTCACGAGCTCTACCTGCACGCGTTCGTCGTGGCCGACGACGGCGCGTGGGTCGTCGTCCAGCAGGGGATGGACACGGTCCGGCGCCGGGCGCGGCGGTATCACTGGCGCTCCGAGGGCCTCACGAGCTTCGTCGACGAGCCGCACGCGGCGATCGAGGGCCGTCCGGGCGGCGCCATCGTGAACCTCACGGACCGGCGCGCCGCGCCGTCGCGCGAGGCGCAGCTCGCGCTCGTTCGCGACGGGCCCGATCGCGCCCTCGTCCGGATCCGCGGGGCGCTCGCCAGCGGGCCGCACCTCCAGCTGCCCGGCCGGCACGCCGTGGCCGCCTCCGACGTGCTCCTGCGCCGCCTGCACGGCACCCTCGCGGCCGCGGCCGAGCGCGGCCCGGTCGATTTCTCCGAGCTGCTCCTCACGCCGGGGCTCGGCGCGCGCACGGTGCTCGCCCTCGCCTCGGCCGCCGAGGTGATCCACGGCGCGCCCTGCCGATTCAGCGATCCCGCGCGGTTCTCCCTGTCCCACGGGGGCAAGGACGGGCACCCGTTCCCGGTGCCGCTGCGCGTCTACGACGAGACGCTCGGCGTGCTGCGCCAGGCCGTCGATCGCGCGAAGCTCGGCGAGGAGGACCGCCTCGCCGCCATCCGGCGGCTCGACGAGGAGGCGCGCCGGCTCGAGGGCGCCGCCGAGGGACCGACGCTGGAGGAGTTCCTGGACGGAGAGCGGCGGGCGAGCCGCGCCTACGGCGGCCGAAGCGTACTGGAGGGTGGTTCGCCGTCTGGAGCGAGTGAGTCCGAGCCGGGCCTGGGCGGCGGCGCAGCGGGGCGGGCGGAGCCCGGCGCGGCGGGGAGGGCCCCCACGCAGCTCTCGCTGCTCCGGAGCTGA
- a CDS encoding Trm112 family protein: protein MALAPELKEILACPRCKGDLEFREDVHEIRCHRCQLAFRIEDDIPVMLLDEARPLGVRPAGSSGEGGDAP, encoded by the coding sequence ATGGCGCTCGCGCCCGAGCTGAAGGAGATCCTCGCCTGCCCGCGCTGCAAGGGTGACCTCGAGTTCCGCGAGGACGTCCACGAGATCCGCTGTCACCGGTGTCAGCTCGCCTTTCGCATCGAGGACGACATCCCGGTGATGCTCCTCGACGAGGCGCGACCGCTCGGCGTCCGCCCGGCCGGCAGCTCCGGCGAGGGCGGCGACGCGCCTTGA
- a CDS encoding NUDIX domain-containing protein: MTAPSTPRRAFSVSVFCRHEGAILLVRHRRLGTWLPVGGEIEAGETPLEAARRELREETGLTGRFPGGVGVDGTPAGLVGYEEHAAGSKGLHMNFAFVADVESRTLAACDEWDAARWVSEVDLAAVDCPANVRALAALALAAPSAS, translated from the coding sequence GTGACCGCTCCCTCCACGCCCCGCCGCGCCTTCTCCGTCTCCGTGTTCTGCCGCCACGAGGGCGCCATCCTCCTCGTCCGTCACCGCCGGCTCGGCACCTGGCTCCCCGTCGGCGGCGAGATCGAGGCAGGGGAGACTCCCCTCGAGGCCGCGCGGCGGGAGCTACGCGAGGAGACGGGGCTCACCGGACGGTTTCCAGGCGGCGTCGGCGTGGACGGAACGCCCGCCGGGCTCGTCGGCTACGAGGAGCACGCGGCCGGCTCGAAGGGGCTCCACATGAACTTCGCCTTCGTCGCCGACGTGGAGAGCCGGACGCTCGCCGCTTGCGACGAGTGGGACGCCGCGCGCTGGGTGAGCGAGGTGGACCTCGCCGCGGTGGACTGCCCGGCGAACGTCCGGGCGCTCGCGGCCCTCGCGCTCGCGGCTCCGTCCGCCTCCTGA
- a CDS encoding glycosyltransferase family 4 protein, with translation MRVLELLSSAWWTGPAEPMASVARELAARGHAVELAVETLREGNLVARLRADGFTVRDDLALSTKSGPVRYLRDVRRLAALARGGVDVLHANFSHDHVLALLALRDREGARVVRTVHSARALARGGLQGAAFRRTDGLVAVCEAHARALVERSGVPEARVLATRGAVDAAAFAPAGPDLREELGIAPGVPVAGIVSRIKPGRRHEELVDAFRTVADRLPEARLVIVGRGEGEEAIRVRVAHRGLQRNVGFAGYRTGDALAAAYRTFDVNVLLAEGNDGTCRALLEGMAAGRPGVAYRFGAPAEAIVDGATGLLAPEGDVAALADALVELLGAPARARALGRAARERMKTAFTEAARGEAVAAFLTRILSLPPAGRAA, from the coding sequence GTGCGGGTCCTCGAGCTCCTCTCCTCCGCCTGGTGGACCGGCCCGGCCGAGCCGATGGCGTCGGTCGCGCGGGAGCTCGCCGCGCGCGGGCACGCGGTGGAGCTCGCGGTCGAGACGCTCCGCGAGGGCAACCTCGTCGCGCGCCTCCGCGCCGACGGCTTCACGGTCCGCGACGACCTCGCGCTCTCCACGAAGTCCGGCCCCGTGCGCTACCTGCGCGACGTGCGCCGGCTCGCGGCGCTGGCGCGCGGCGGGGTGGACGTGCTGCACGCGAACTTCTCGCACGATCACGTGCTCGCGCTCCTGGCGCTCCGCGATCGCGAAGGGGCGCGCGTCGTGCGGACGGTCCACTCCGCCCGGGCCCTCGCGCGGGGCGGCCTGCAGGGCGCGGCGTTCAGGCGGACCGACGGGCTCGTGGCGGTGTGCGAGGCGCACGCGCGCGCCCTCGTCGAGCGCTCCGGCGTGCCCGAGGCGCGCGTCCTCGCGACGCGCGGCGCGGTGGACGCCGCGGCCTTCGCGCCGGCGGGGCCCGACCTGCGCGAGGAGCTCGGCATCGCGCCGGGCGTCCCGGTCGCGGGGATCGTCTCGCGCATCAAGCCCGGGCGGCGGCACGAGGAGCTGGTGGACGCCTTCCGGACGGTCGCGGACCGGCTGCCGGAGGCGCGGCTCGTGATCGTGGGCAGGGGCGAGGGCGAGGAGGCGATCCGCGTGCGGGTCGCGCACCGCGGCCTGCAGCGCAACGTGGGCTTCGCCGGCTACCGGACCGGCGACGCGCTCGCCGCGGCCTACCGCACGTTCGACGTGAACGTGCTGCTCGCCGAGGGCAACGACGGCACCTGTCGCGCGCTCCTCGAGGGCATGGCCGCGGGGCGGCCCGGCGTCGCCTACCGGTTCGGCGCTCCCGCCGAGGCGATCGTCGACGGCGCGACCGGGCTCCTCGCGCCGGAGGGCGACGTCGCCGCGCTGGCGGACGCCCTGGTCGAGCTCCTGGGCGCGCCCGCGAGGGCGCGGGCCCTCGGCCGCGCGGCGCGCGAGCGGATGAAGACCGCCTTCACCGAGGCGGCGCGCGGCGAGGCCGTCGCAGCGTTCCTGACGCGGATCCTCTCCTTGCCGCCCGCCGGACGCGCGGCGTAA
- a CDS encoding UdgX family uracil-DNA binding protein (This protein belongs to the uracil DNA glycosylase superfamily, members of which act in excision repair of DNA. However, it belongs more specifically to UdgX branch, whose founding member was found to bind uracil in DNA (where it does not belong), without cleaving it, appears to promote DNA repair by a pathway involving RecA, rather than base excision.): MTGVPRRSDSRPRSPSGSVPPAPAQRMAERAGGAPRPTAAEPRSRGASAVAPVPADASLASLREAARGCRACPLWERATQTVFGEGPSRAEVVLVGEQPGNEEDLAGLPFVGPAGRLLDKALAAAGIDRRRVYVTNAVKHFKWEPRGKRRIHQKPNAGEVRACRPWLDAELRLVRPRAVVCLGATAAQALLGKGFRVTRSRGEPLASPLAPIVLATVHPSAILRAPDDETRAAELSRFVEDLRRVAEALRSPGREAMPPA, translated from the coding sequence ATGACAGGAGTGCCACGCCGCTCCGACAGCCGCCCCCGCTCGCCCTCCGGAAGCGTTCCGCCTGCGCCCGCCCAGCGCATGGCTGAGCGGGCCGGGGGTGCGCCGCGCCCGACAGCAGCCGAGCCCCGGAGCCGTGGGGCGAGCGCCGTGGCGCCCGTCCCCGCCGATGCGAGCCTGGCATCCCTCCGCGAGGCGGCCCGGGGCTGCCGGGCCTGCCCGCTGTGGGAACGAGCGACGCAGACCGTCTTCGGCGAGGGGCCCTCCCGCGCCGAGGTCGTGCTCGTGGGCGAGCAGCCGGGGAACGAGGAGGATCTGGCAGGGCTCCCCTTCGTCGGGCCCGCCGGCCGGCTCCTCGACAAGGCGCTGGCGGCGGCCGGGATCGACCGGCGCCGCGTCTACGTCACGAACGCCGTGAAGCACTTCAAGTGGGAACCGCGAGGAAAGCGCCGCATCCACCAGAAGCCGAACGCGGGCGAGGTGCGCGCCTGCAGGCCGTGGCTCGACGCCGAGCTCCGGCTGGTGCGGCCGCGGGCCGTCGTCTGCCTCGGCGCCACCGCGGCGCAGGCGCTCCTCGGGAAGGGCTTCCGGGTCACGCGGAGCCGCGGCGAGCCTCTGGCCTCGCCGCTCGCGCCCATCGTCCTCGCCACGGTGCATCCGTCCGCGATCCTGCGGGCGCCCGACGACGAGACCCGCGCCGCCGAGCTCTCCAGGTTCGTGGAGGACCTCCGGCGGGTGGCGGAGGCGCTGCGCTCGCCGGGGCGCGAGGCGATGCCTCCGGCCTGA